In the Chiloscyllium plagiosum isolate BGI_BamShark_2017 chromosome 15, ASM401019v2, whole genome shotgun sequence genome, one interval contains:
- the LOC122557093 gene encoding sodium- and chloride-dependent neutral and basic amino acid transporter B(0+)-like isoform X1 — MIGNAVGFGNVWRFPYLAYKNRGGAFLIPYSVMLALVGIPLFFLECSFGQFASLGPVAVWRAVPMLQGVGIAMMLLITMSNISYNCIIGDSLYYLFASFQSLLSWADCFSWWGAGETYSRTPKGTVLASTGESVHTDCSLFILSV, encoded by the exons ATGATTGGTAATGCAGTGGGTTTTGGGAATGTTTGGAGATTTCCTTACCTGGCTTACAAAAACAGAGGAG GTGCATTCCTTATTCCTTACTCTGTCATGCTGGCTCTTGTTGGGATACCattgtttttcttggagtgtTCCTTTGGTCAGTTTGCCAGCCTCGGGCCTGTTGCAGTGTGGAGGGCTGTGCCTATGTTACAAG GTGTGGGGATTGCTATGATGCTTCTGATTACAATGTCCAACATTTCGTACAACTGCATCATTGGCGACAGTCTGTACTACCTGTTTGCTTCCTTCCAATCACTCCTGTCATGGGCAGACTGCTTCAGTTGGTGGGGAGCAGGTGAAACATACAGCAGGACCCCCAAAGGTACAGTGTTAGCTTCTACTGGGGAAAGTGTACACACCGACTGTTCATTGTTCATTCTGTCAGtctga
- the LOC122557093 gene encoding sodium- and chloride-dependent neutral and basic amino acid transporter B(0+)-like isoform X2 produces the protein MIGAFLIPYSVMLALVGIPLFFLECSFGQFASLGPVAVWRAVPMLQGVGIAMMLLITMSNISYNCIIGDSLYYLFASFQSLLSWADCFSWWGAGETYSRTPKGTVLASTGESVHTDCSLFILSV, from the exons ATGATTG GTGCATTCCTTATTCCTTACTCTGTCATGCTGGCTCTTGTTGGGATACCattgtttttcttggagtgtTCCTTTGGTCAGTTTGCCAGCCTCGGGCCTGTTGCAGTGTGGAGGGCTGTGCCTATGTTACAAG GTGTGGGGATTGCTATGATGCTTCTGATTACAATGTCCAACATTTCGTACAACTGCATCATTGGCGACAGTCTGTACTACCTGTTTGCTTCCTTCCAATCACTCCTGTCATGGGCAGACTGCTTCAGTTGGTGGGGAGCAGGTGAAACATACAGCAGGACCCCCAAAGGTACAGTGTTAGCTTCTACTGGGGAAAGTGTACACACCGACTGTTCATTGTTCATTCTGTCAGtctga